A window of Mustela nigripes isolate SB6536 chromosome 9, MUSNIG.SB6536, whole genome shotgun sequence contains these coding sequences:
- the LOC132025154 gene encoding transcription factor BTF3-like — protein sequence MKETIMNQEKLAKLQAQVRIGGKGTARGKKKVVHRTATADDKKLQFSLKKLGVNNISGIEEVNMFTNQGTVIHFNNPKVQASLAANTFTITGHAETKQLTEMLPSILNQLGADSLTSLRRLAEALPKQSVDGKAPLATGEDDDDEVPDLVENFDEASKNEAN from the coding sequence ATGAAAGAAACGATCATGAACCAGGAGAAACTCGCCAAACTGCAAGCACAAGTGCGCATTGGTGGGAAAGGAACTGCTCGCGGAAAGAAGAAGGTGGTTCATAGAACAGCTACAGCAGATGATAAAAAACTTCAGTTCTCCTTAAAGAAGTTAGGGGTAAACAATATCTCTGGTATTGAAGAAGTGAATATGttcacaaaccaaggaacagtgATCCACTTTAACAACCCCAAAGTTCAGGCATCGCTGGCAGCGAACACTTTCACCATTACAGGCCATGCTGAGACAAAGCAGCTGACAGAAATGCTACCCAGTATCTTAAACCAACTTGGTGCAGACAGTCTGACTAGTTTAAGAAGACTGGCTGAAGCTCTGCCCAAACAATCTGTGGATGGAAAAGCACCACTTGCTACCggagaggatgatgatgatgaagttcCAGATCTTGTGGAGAATTTTGATGAAGCTTCCAAGAATGAAGCAAACTGA